The following proteins come from a genomic window of Leopardus geoffroyi isolate Oge1 chromosome A3, O.geoffroyi_Oge1_pat1.0, whole genome shotgun sequence:
- the MYT1 gene encoding myelin transcription factor 1 isoform X4 — MMLCGTFLENEFRGELLSQRWTQGDKASNCKTSRLLLGRRSKMSLEHEDKRARTRSKALRVPPEPTGADLSCPTPGCTGSGHIRGKYSRHRSLQSCPLAKKRKLEGAQPEHLVSKRKSHPLKLALDEGYSVDTDGSEDAEVKDASVSDESEGTLEEDEAEMSGQEEIHRPEPAEGRSPVKPHFGSNPISSPTGPTKGSYSSYQEIIATSLLNLGQIAVETLVGEDLGQVAKPGPGVVHLVQEEAEEGATSDEGEKDVFIRPEDTEEVMEVTRERSQELGPQSGEGMVSEESSKMKVNLGNEEEEEEEEEEEEEEEEEEEEEEEEEEEEEEEEEEEEEEEEEEEEEEEEEEEEEEEEEEEEVAAPDVICQEDAPRAPTQKAPEPRQPASPSPKPEYSVIVEVRSDDGKDEDSRSQKSAVTDESEMYDMMTRGNLGLLEQAIALKAEQVQAVCEPGCPPTEQGQPGPGEPGKVVRPLDAARKNYCSKDPSRAEKREIKCPTPGCDGTGHVTGLYPHHRSLSGCPHKDRIPPEILAMHENVLKCPTPGCTGQGHVNSNRNTHRSLSGCPIAAAEKLAKSHEKQQPQGGDPSKNSSNSDRILRPMCFVKQLEVPPYGSYRPSVAPATPRANLAKELEKFSKVTFDYASFDAQVFGKRMLAPKIQTSETSPKAFKSRPFPKASSPRHSPSTSSSSAGFDYTHDAEAAHMAATAILNLSTRCWEMPENLSTKPQDLPGKAADIEVDENGTLDLSMRKHRKRDSAFPSGGSGGSSPGVKSPDASQRHSSTSAPSGSMTSPPSSQASRQDEWDRPLDYTKPSRQREEEPEESEPAAHSFASSEADDQEVSEESFEERKYPGEVTLANFKMKFLSKDIKKELLTCPTPGCDGSGHITGNYASHRSLSGCPRAKKSGARVTPTKDDKEDPELMKCPVPGCVGLGHISGKYASHRSASGCPLAARRQKEGSLNGSPFSWKSLKNEGPTCPTPGCDGSGHANGSFLTHRSLSGCPRATFAGKKGKVSGDEVLSTKFKTSDVLENDEEIKQLNQEIRDLNESNSEMEAAMVQLQSQISSMEKSLKNIEEENKLIEEQNEALFLELSGLSQALIQSLANIRLPHMEPICEQNFDAYVSTLTDMYSNQECYQNPENKDLLESIKRAVRGIQV, encoded by the exons CTGCCCCACCCCAGGGTGCACCGGCTCAGGACACATCCGGGGCAAGTACTCCAGGCACCGCAG TTTGCAGAGCTGCCCTCTGGCCAAGAAGAGGAAGCTGGAGGGTGCCCAGCCAGAGCACCTGGTGTCCAAGCGGAAGTCCCACCCCCTGAAGCTGGCTCTGGACGAGGGCTACAGTGTGGACACCGACGGCAGTGAGGATGCCGAGGTGAAGGACGCCTCTGTTTCGGATGAATCGGAAGGAACTCTGGAGGAGGACGAGGCTGAAATGTCAGGACAGGAGGAGATTCATCGTCCTGAACCAGCTGAAG GAAGGAGCCCTGTCAAGCCCCACTTCGGATCCAACCCCATCAGCAGCCCCACGGGCCCCACCAAGGGCAGCTACAGCAGTTATCAGGAGATCATCGCCACTTCTCTCCTAAATTTGGGCCAGATTGCCGTAGAGACGCTCGTTGGGGAGGATTTGGGTCAGGTGGCCAAGCCGGGCCCTGGTGTTGTGCACCTGGTGCAGGAGGAGGCCGAAGAAGGGGCCACCAGTGATGAGGGGGAGAAGGACGTGTTCATCCGGCCAGAGGATACAGAGGAAGTCATGGAGGTCACCAGGGAACGCTCCCAGGAGCTGGGTCCCCAGTCTGGGGAGGGCATGGTCAGCGAGGAGTCAAGCAAGATGAAAGTCAACCTGGgtaatgaggaggaggaggaggaggaagaggaggaggaggaggaggaagaggaggaggaagaggaggaggaggaggaagaggaggaggaggaagaggaggaagaggaagaagaggaggaggaggaagaggaggaggaggaggaagaggaggaggaggaggaagaggaggaggaagaggaggaggaagtagcCGCTCCCGATGTGATCTGTCAGGAGGATGCCCCCCGTGCCCCCACCCAGAAGGCCCCGGAACCCCGGCAACCAGCATCTCCCAGCCCCAAGCCCGAGTACTCTGTCATCGTGGAGGTGCGCTCTGATGATGGCAAGGACGAAGACTCGCGCTCCCAGAAGTCTGCAGTCACTGATGAGTCAGAGATGTATGACATGATGACACGTGGGAACCTGGGCCTCCTGGAGCAGGCCATTGCCCTGAAGGCCGAGCAGGTGCAAGCCGTCTGCGAGCCAGGCTGCCCACCCACCGAGCAGGGCCAGCCGGGCCCTGGTGAACCGGGCAAGGTGGTGAGGCCTCTGGATGCCGCACGGAAGAACTACTGCAGCAAAG ATCCCTCCAGAGCTGAGAAGCGCGAGATCAAGTGTCCAACACCAGGCTGTGATGGCACTGGCCATGTGACAGGGTTGTACCCTCACCACCGCAGCCTATCTGGTTGCCCCCACAAGGACAGGATTCCCCCGGAGA TCTTGGCTATGCACGAGAATGTGCTCAAGTGCCCCACTCCTGGTTGTACAGGTCAAGGCCACGTGAACAGTAACCGCAACACGCACAGAAG TTTGTCCGGATGCCCCATTGCTGCTGCTGAAAAATTAGCCAAATCTCATGAGAAGCAACAGCCGCAAGGGGGAGATCCTTCCAAGAATAGCTCCAATTCAGATCGGATCCTCAG GCCCATGTGCTTCGTGAAGCAGCTTGAAGTCCCTCCGTATGGAAGCTACCGGCCCAGTGTGGCCCCTGCTACACCCAGGGCCAACCTGGCCAAGGAGCTGGAGAAGTTCTCCAAGGTCACCTTTGACTACGCAAGTTTTGACGCTCAGGTTTTTGGCAAACGCATGCTTGCCCCAAAGATTCAGACCAGCGAAACCTCACCTAAAGCCTTTAAAT CCAGACCTTTCCCAAAGGCCTCCTCCCCCAGGCACAGCCCCAGCACTTCATCCTCTTCTGCAGGCTTCGACTACACGCATGATGCTGAGGCTGCACACATGGCCGCCACAGCCATCCTGAACCTCTCCACGCGCTGCTGGGAAATGCCCGAGAATCTCAGCACGAAGCCACAGGACTTGCCCGGCAAG GCTGCGGACATCGAGGTGGATGAAAACGGAACCCTGGACCTGAGCATGCGCAAACACCGCAAGCGGGACAGCGCCTTCCccagcggcggcagcggcggcagcagccCTGGCGTGAAGTCCCCTGATGCTTCCCAGCGCCACAGCAGCACCAGTGCCCCAAGCGGCTCCATGACCTCGCCCCCGTCCAGCCAGGCTTCCCGCCAGGACGAGTGGGATCGACCTCTGGACTATACGAAGCCCAGCCGCCAGCGAGAGGAGGAGCCtgaggag TCAGAGCCAGCAGCCCATTCTTTTGCTTCTTCTGAAGCAGATGACCAGGAAGTGTCGGAAGAGAGTTTTGAGGAGCGCAAGTACCCTGGGGAAGTCACCCTGGCCAACTTTAAGATGAAGTTTCTCTCCAAGGACATAAAGAAGGAGCTGCTCAC GTGCCCCACACCCGGCTGTGACGGCTCTGGCCACATAACGGGGAACTACGCATCACACCGGAG CTTGTCAGGCTGCCCTCGTGCCAAGAAAAGTGGAGCCAGGGTGACGCCCACAAAGGATGACAAGGAAGATCCTGAGCTGATGAA gtgccctgtgccaggctgtgtGGGGCTCGGTCACATCAGCGGCAAATATGCTTCACACAGAAGTGCATCTGGCTGCCCGCTGGCCGCTCGGAGGCAGAAAGAGGGTTCTCTTAATGGCTCACCGTTCTCCTGGAAGTCACTGAAGAACGAAGGGCCCACCTGCCCCACTCCAGGCTGTGATGGCTCCGGTCATGCCAACGGTAGCTTCCTCACCCACCGGAG CTTATCTGGCTGTCCCAGAGCAACCTTTgctggaaagaagggaaaagtctCAGGGGATGAGGTTCTCAGCACGAAGTTCAAGACGAGTGATG TTCTGGAGAACGATGAAGAGATCAAGCAGCTGAACCAGGAGATTCGCGACCTGAACGAGTCCAACTCGGAGATGGAGGCTGCCATGGTACAGCTGCAGTCCCAG ATCTCCTCCATGGAGAAGAGCCTGAAGAATATCGAAGAGGAGAACAAGCTCATTGAGGAGCAGAATGAAGCCCTGTTTCTGGAGCTGTCGGGCCTGAGCCAGGCCCTCATCCAAAGTCTCGCCAACATCCGCCTTCCGCACATG GAGCCAATATGTGAGCAGAATTTCGATGCCTACGTGAGCACCCTCACTGACATGTACTCCAACCAGGAGTGCTACCAGAACCCCGAGAACAAGGACCTCCTGGAGAGCATCAAACGGGCTGTGAGGGGCATCCAGGTCTAG
- the MYT1 gene encoding myelin transcription factor 1 isoform X5, with protein MSGQEEIHRPEPAEGRSPVKPHFGSNPISSPTGPTKGSYSSYQEIIATSLLNLGQIAVETLVGEDLGQVAKPGPGVVHLVQEEAEEGATSDEGEKDVFIRPEDTEEVMEVTRERSQELGPQSGEGMVSEESSKMKVNLGNEEEEEEEEEEEEEEEEEEEEEEEEEEEEEEEEEEEEEEEEEEEEEEEEEEEEEEEEEEEEVAAPDVICQEDAPRAPTQKAPEPRQPASPSPKPEYSVIVEVRSDDGKDEDSRSQKSAVTDESEMYDMMTRGNLGLLEQAIALKAEQVQAVCEPGCPPTEQGQPGPGEPGKVVRPLDAARKNYCSKDPSRAEKREIKCPTPGCDGTGHVTGLYPHHRSLSGCPHKDRIPPEILAMHENVLKCPTPGCTGQGHVNSNRNTHRSLSGCPIAAAEKLAKSHEKQQPQGGDPSKNSSNSDRILRPMCFVKQLEVPPYGSYRPSVAPATPRANLAKELEKFSKVTFDYASFDAQVFGKRMLAPKIQTSETSPKAFKSRPFPKASSPRHSPSTSSSSAGFDYTHDAEAAHMAATAILNLSTRCWEMPENLSTKPQDLPGKAADIEVDENGTLDLSMRKHRKRDSAFPSGGSGGSSPGVKSPDASQRHSSTSAPSGSMTSPPSSQASRQDEWDRPLDYTKPSRQREEEPEESEPAAHSFASSEADDQEVSEESFEERKYPGEVTLANFKMKFLSKDIKKELLTCPTPGCDGSGHITGNYASHRSLSGCPLADKSLRNLMAAHSADLKCPTPGCDGSGHITGNYASHRSLSGCPRAKKSGARVTPTKDDKEDPELMKCPVPGCVGLGHISGKYASHRSASGCPLAARRQKEGSLNGSPFSWKSLKNEGPTCPTPGCDGSGHANGSFLTHRSLSGCPRATFAGKKGKVSGDEVLSTKFKTSDVLENDEEIKQLNQEIRDLNESNSEMEAAMVQLQSQISSMEKSLKNIEEENKLIEEQNEALFLELSGLSQALIQSLANIRLPHMEPICEQNFDAYVSTLTDMYSNQECYQNPENKDLLESIKRAVRGIQV; from the exons ATGTCAGGACAGGAGGAGATTCATCGTCCTGAACCAGCTGAAG GAAGGAGCCCTGTCAAGCCCCACTTCGGATCCAACCCCATCAGCAGCCCCACGGGCCCCACCAAGGGCAGCTACAGCAGTTATCAGGAGATCATCGCCACTTCTCTCCTAAATTTGGGCCAGATTGCCGTAGAGACGCTCGTTGGGGAGGATTTGGGTCAGGTGGCCAAGCCGGGCCCTGGTGTTGTGCACCTGGTGCAGGAGGAGGCCGAAGAAGGGGCCACCAGTGATGAGGGGGAGAAGGACGTGTTCATCCGGCCAGAGGATACAGAGGAAGTCATGGAGGTCACCAGGGAACGCTCCCAGGAGCTGGGTCCCCAGTCTGGGGAGGGCATGGTCAGCGAGGAGTCAAGCAAGATGAAAGTCAACCTGGgtaatgaggaggaggaggaggaggaagaggaggaggaggaggaggaagaggaggaggaagaggaggaggaggaggaagaggaggaggaggaagaggaggaagaggaagaagaggaggaggaggaagaggaggaggaggaggaagaggaggaggaggaggaagaggaggaggaagaggaggaggaagtagcCGCTCCCGATGTGATCTGTCAGGAGGATGCCCCCCGTGCCCCCACCCAGAAGGCCCCGGAACCCCGGCAACCAGCATCTCCCAGCCCCAAGCCCGAGTACTCTGTCATCGTGGAGGTGCGCTCTGATGATGGCAAGGACGAAGACTCGCGCTCCCAGAAGTCTGCAGTCACTGATGAGTCAGAGATGTATGACATGATGACACGTGGGAACCTGGGCCTCCTGGAGCAGGCCATTGCCCTGAAGGCCGAGCAGGTGCAAGCCGTCTGCGAGCCAGGCTGCCCACCCACCGAGCAGGGCCAGCCGGGCCCTGGTGAACCGGGCAAGGTGGTGAGGCCTCTGGATGCCGCACGGAAGAACTACTGCAGCAAAG ATCCCTCCAGAGCTGAGAAGCGCGAGATCAAGTGTCCAACACCAGGCTGTGATGGCACTGGCCATGTGACAGGGTTGTACCCTCACCACCGCAGCCTATCTGGTTGCCCCCACAAGGACAGGATTCCCCCGGAGA TCTTGGCTATGCACGAGAATGTGCTCAAGTGCCCCACTCCTGGTTGTACAGGTCAAGGCCACGTGAACAGTAACCGCAACACGCACAGAAG TTTGTCCGGATGCCCCATTGCTGCTGCTGAAAAATTAGCCAAATCTCATGAGAAGCAACAGCCGCAAGGGGGAGATCCTTCCAAGAATAGCTCCAATTCAGATCGGATCCTCAG GCCCATGTGCTTCGTGAAGCAGCTTGAAGTCCCTCCGTATGGAAGCTACCGGCCCAGTGTGGCCCCTGCTACACCCAGGGCCAACCTGGCCAAGGAGCTGGAGAAGTTCTCCAAGGTCACCTTTGACTACGCAAGTTTTGACGCTCAGGTTTTTGGCAAACGCATGCTTGCCCCAAAGATTCAGACCAGCGAAACCTCACCTAAAGCCTTTAAAT CCAGACCTTTCCCAAAGGCCTCCTCCCCCAGGCACAGCCCCAGCACTTCATCCTCTTCTGCAGGCTTCGACTACACGCATGATGCTGAGGCTGCACACATGGCCGCCACAGCCATCCTGAACCTCTCCACGCGCTGCTGGGAAATGCCCGAGAATCTCAGCACGAAGCCACAGGACTTGCCCGGCAAG GCTGCGGACATCGAGGTGGATGAAAACGGAACCCTGGACCTGAGCATGCGCAAACACCGCAAGCGGGACAGCGCCTTCCccagcggcggcagcggcggcagcagccCTGGCGTGAAGTCCCCTGATGCTTCCCAGCGCCACAGCAGCACCAGTGCCCCAAGCGGCTCCATGACCTCGCCCCCGTCCAGCCAGGCTTCCCGCCAGGACGAGTGGGATCGACCTCTGGACTATACGAAGCCCAGCCGCCAGCGAGAGGAGGAGCCtgaggag TCAGAGCCAGCAGCCCATTCTTTTGCTTCTTCTGAAGCAGATGACCAGGAAGTGTCGGAAGAGAGTTTTGAGGAGCGCAAGTACCCTGGGGAAGTCACCCTGGCCAACTTTAAGATGAAGTTTCTCTCCAAGGACATAAAGAAGGAGCTGCTCAC CTGCCCCACCCCTGGCTGTGACGGCAGCGGCCACATCACCGGGAACTATGCCTCTCACCGCAG cCTCTCTGGTTGCCCTCTTGCTGACAAGAGCCTCAGAAACCTCATGGCTGCCCATTCTGCTGACCTCAA GTGCCCCACACCCGGCTGTGACGGCTCTGGCCACATAACGGGGAACTACGCATCACACCGGAG CTTGTCAGGCTGCCCTCGTGCCAAGAAAAGTGGAGCCAGGGTGACGCCCACAAAGGATGACAAGGAAGATCCTGAGCTGATGAA gtgccctgtgccaggctgtgtGGGGCTCGGTCACATCAGCGGCAAATATGCTTCACACAGAAGTGCATCTGGCTGCCCGCTGGCCGCTCGGAGGCAGAAAGAGGGTTCTCTTAATGGCTCACCGTTCTCCTGGAAGTCACTGAAGAACGAAGGGCCCACCTGCCCCACTCCAGGCTGTGATGGCTCCGGTCATGCCAACGGTAGCTTCCTCACCCACCGGAG CTTATCTGGCTGTCCCAGAGCAACCTTTgctggaaagaagggaaaagtctCAGGGGATGAGGTTCTCAGCACGAAGTTCAAGACGAGTGATG TTCTGGAGAACGATGAAGAGATCAAGCAGCTGAACCAGGAGATTCGCGACCTGAACGAGTCCAACTCGGAGATGGAGGCTGCCATGGTACAGCTGCAGTCCCAG ATCTCCTCCATGGAGAAGAGCCTGAAGAATATCGAAGAGGAGAACAAGCTCATTGAGGAGCAGAATGAAGCCCTGTTTCTGGAGCTGTCGGGCCTGAGCCAGGCCCTCATCCAAAGTCTCGCCAACATCCGCCTTCCGCACATG GAGCCAATATGTGAGCAGAATTTCGATGCCTACGTGAGCACCCTCACTGACATGTACTCCAACCAGGAGTGCTACCAGAACCCCGAGAACAAGGACCTCCTGGAGAGCATCAAACGGGCTGTGAGGGGCATCCAGGTCTAG
- the MYT1 gene encoding myelin transcription factor 1 isoform X2: protein MMLCGTFLENEFRGELLSQRWTQGDKASNCKTSRLLLGRRSKMSLEHEDKRARTRSKALRVPPEPTGADLSCPTPGCTGSGHIRGKYSRHRSLQSCPLAKKRKLEGAQPEHLVSKRKSHPLKLALDEGYSVDTDGSEDAEVKDASVSDESEGTLEEDEAEMSGQEEIHRPEPAEGRSPVKPHFGSNPISSPTGPTKGSYSSYQEIIATSLLNLGQIAVETLVGEDLGQVAKPGPGVVHLVQEEAEEGATSDEGEKDVFIRPEDTEEVMEVTRERSQELGPQSGEGMVSEESSKMKVNLGNEEEEEEEEEEEEEEEEEEEEEEEEEEEEEEEEEEEEEEEEEEEEEEEEEEEEEEEEEEEEVAAPDVICQEDAPRAPTQKAPEPRQPASPSPKPEYSVIVEVRSDDGKDEDSRSQKSAVTDESEMYDMMTRGNLGLLEQAIALKAEQVQAVCEPGCPPTEQGQPGPGEPGKVVRPLDAARKNYCSKDPSRAEKREIKCPTPGCDGTGHVTGLYPHHRSLSGCPHKDRIPPEILAMHENVLKCPTPGCTGQGHVNSNRNTHRSLSGCPIAAAEKLAKSHEKQQPQGGDPSKNSSNSDRILRPMCFVKQLEVPPYGSYRPSVAPATPRANLAKELEKFSKVTFDYASFDAQVFGKRMLAPKIQTSETSPKAFKCFDYTHDAEAAHMAATAILNLSTRCWEMPENLSTKPQDLPGKAADIEVDENGTLDLSMRKHRKRDSAFPSGGSGGSSPGVKSPDASQRHSSTSAPSGSMTSPPSSQASRQDEWDRPLDYTKPSRQREEEPEESEPAAHSFASSEADDQEVSEESFEERKYPGEVTLANFKMKFLSKDIKKELLTCPTPGCDGSGHITGNYASHRSLSGCPLADKSLRNLMAAHSADLKCPTPGCDGSGHITGNYASHRSLSGCPRAKKSGARVTPTKDDKEDPELMKCPVPGCVGLGHISGKYASHRSASGCPLAARRQKEGSLNGSPFSWKSLKNEGPTCPTPGCDGSGHANGSFLTHRSLSGCPRATFAGKKGKVSGDEVLSTKFKTSDVLENDEEIKQLNQEIRDLNESNSEMEAAMVQLQSQISSMEKSLKNIEEENKLIEEQNEALFLELSGLSQALIQSLANIRLPHMEPICEQNFDAYVSTLTDMYSNQECYQNPENKDLLESIKRAVRGIQV, encoded by the exons CTGCCCCACCCCAGGGTGCACCGGCTCAGGACACATCCGGGGCAAGTACTCCAGGCACCGCAG TTTGCAGAGCTGCCCTCTGGCCAAGAAGAGGAAGCTGGAGGGTGCCCAGCCAGAGCACCTGGTGTCCAAGCGGAAGTCCCACCCCCTGAAGCTGGCTCTGGACGAGGGCTACAGTGTGGACACCGACGGCAGTGAGGATGCCGAGGTGAAGGACGCCTCTGTTTCGGATGAATCGGAAGGAACTCTGGAGGAGGACGAGGCTGAAATGTCAGGACAGGAGGAGATTCATCGTCCTGAACCAGCTGAAG GAAGGAGCCCTGTCAAGCCCCACTTCGGATCCAACCCCATCAGCAGCCCCACGGGCCCCACCAAGGGCAGCTACAGCAGTTATCAGGAGATCATCGCCACTTCTCTCCTAAATTTGGGCCAGATTGCCGTAGAGACGCTCGTTGGGGAGGATTTGGGTCAGGTGGCCAAGCCGGGCCCTGGTGTTGTGCACCTGGTGCAGGAGGAGGCCGAAGAAGGGGCCACCAGTGATGAGGGGGAGAAGGACGTGTTCATCCGGCCAGAGGATACAGAGGAAGTCATGGAGGTCACCAGGGAACGCTCCCAGGAGCTGGGTCCCCAGTCTGGGGAGGGCATGGTCAGCGAGGAGTCAAGCAAGATGAAAGTCAACCTGGgtaatgaggaggaggaggaggaggaagaggaggaggaggaggaggaagaggaggaggaagaggaggaggaggaggaagaggaggaggaggaagaggaggaagaggaagaagaggaggaggaggaagaggaggaggaggaggaagaggaggaggaggaggaagaggaggaggaagaggaggaggaagtagcCGCTCCCGATGTGATCTGTCAGGAGGATGCCCCCCGTGCCCCCACCCAGAAGGCCCCGGAACCCCGGCAACCAGCATCTCCCAGCCCCAAGCCCGAGTACTCTGTCATCGTGGAGGTGCGCTCTGATGATGGCAAGGACGAAGACTCGCGCTCCCAGAAGTCTGCAGTCACTGATGAGTCAGAGATGTATGACATGATGACACGTGGGAACCTGGGCCTCCTGGAGCAGGCCATTGCCCTGAAGGCCGAGCAGGTGCAAGCCGTCTGCGAGCCAGGCTGCCCACCCACCGAGCAGGGCCAGCCGGGCCCTGGTGAACCGGGCAAGGTGGTGAGGCCTCTGGATGCCGCACGGAAGAACTACTGCAGCAAAG ATCCCTCCAGAGCTGAGAAGCGCGAGATCAAGTGTCCAACACCAGGCTGTGATGGCACTGGCCATGTGACAGGGTTGTACCCTCACCACCGCAGCCTATCTGGTTGCCCCCACAAGGACAGGATTCCCCCGGAGA TCTTGGCTATGCACGAGAATGTGCTCAAGTGCCCCACTCCTGGTTGTACAGGTCAAGGCCACGTGAACAGTAACCGCAACACGCACAGAAG TTTGTCCGGATGCCCCATTGCTGCTGCTGAAAAATTAGCCAAATCTCATGAGAAGCAACAGCCGCAAGGGGGAGATCCTTCCAAGAATAGCTCCAATTCAGATCGGATCCTCAG GCCCATGTGCTTCGTGAAGCAGCTTGAAGTCCCTCCGTATGGAAGCTACCGGCCCAGTGTGGCCCCTGCTACACCCAGGGCCAACCTGGCCAAGGAGCTGGAGAAGTTCTCCAAGGTCACCTTTGACTACGCAAGTTTTGACGCTCAGGTTTTTGGCAAACGCATGCTTGCCCCAAAGATTCAGACCAGCGAAACCTCACCTAAAGCCTTTAAAT GCTTCGACTACACGCATGATGCTGAGGCTGCACACATGGCCGCCACAGCCATCCTGAACCTCTCCACGCGCTGCTGGGAAATGCCCGAGAATCTCAGCACGAAGCCACAGGACTTGCCCGGCAAG GCTGCGGACATCGAGGTGGATGAAAACGGAACCCTGGACCTGAGCATGCGCAAACACCGCAAGCGGGACAGCGCCTTCCccagcggcggcagcggcggcagcagccCTGGCGTGAAGTCCCCTGATGCTTCCCAGCGCCACAGCAGCACCAGTGCCCCAAGCGGCTCCATGACCTCGCCCCCGTCCAGCCAGGCTTCCCGCCAGGACGAGTGGGATCGACCTCTGGACTATACGAAGCCCAGCCGCCAGCGAGAGGAGGAGCCtgaggag TCAGAGCCAGCAGCCCATTCTTTTGCTTCTTCTGAAGCAGATGACCAGGAAGTGTCGGAAGAGAGTTTTGAGGAGCGCAAGTACCCTGGGGAAGTCACCCTGGCCAACTTTAAGATGAAGTTTCTCTCCAAGGACATAAAGAAGGAGCTGCTCAC CTGCCCCACCCCTGGCTGTGACGGCAGCGGCCACATCACCGGGAACTATGCCTCTCACCGCAG cCTCTCTGGTTGCCCTCTTGCTGACAAGAGCCTCAGAAACCTCATGGCTGCCCATTCTGCTGACCTCAA GTGCCCCACACCCGGCTGTGACGGCTCTGGCCACATAACGGGGAACTACGCATCACACCGGAG CTTGTCAGGCTGCCCTCGTGCCAAGAAAAGTGGAGCCAGGGTGACGCCCACAAAGGATGACAAGGAAGATCCTGAGCTGATGAA gtgccctgtgccaggctgtgtGGGGCTCGGTCACATCAGCGGCAAATATGCTTCACACAGAAGTGCATCTGGCTGCCCGCTGGCCGCTCGGAGGCAGAAAGAGGGTTCTCTTAATGGCTCACCGTTCTCCTGGAAGTCACTGAAGAACGAAGGGCCCACCTGCCCCACTCCAGGCTGTGATGGCTCCGGTCATGCCAACGGTAGCTTCCTCACCCACCGGAG CTTATCTGGCTGTCCCAGAGCAACCTTTgctggaaagaagggaaaagtctCAGGGGATGAGGTTCTCAGCACGAAGTTCAAGACGAGTGATG TTCTGGAGAACGATGAAGAGATCAAGCAGCTGAACCAGGAGATTCGCGACCTGAACGAGTCCAACTCGGAGATGGAGGCTGCCATGGTACAGCTGCAGTCCCAG ATCTCCTCCATGGAGAAGAGCCTGAAGAATATCGAAGAGGAGAACAAGCTCATTGAGGAGCAGAATGAAGCCCTGTTTCTGGAGCTGTCGGGCCTGAGCCAGGCCCTCATCCAAAGTCTCGCCAACATCCGCCTTCCGCACATG GAGCCAATATGTGAGCAGAATTTCGATGCCTACGTGAGCACCCTCACTGACATGTACTCCAACCAGGAGTGCTACCAGAACCCCGAGAACAAGGACCTCCTGGAGAGCATCAAACGGGCTGTGAGGGGCATCCAGGTCTAG